In one window of Ovis aries strain OAR_USU_Benz2616 breed Rambouillet chromosome 5, ARS-UI_Ramb_v3.0, whole genome shotgun sequence DNA:
- the ISYNA1 gene encoding inositol-3-phosphate synthase 1: MEAATEFVVESPDVVYSPETIEAQYEYRTTSVSREGGVLKVHPTSTRFTFRTARQVPRLGVMLVGWGGNNGSTLTAAVLANRLRLSWPTRTGRKEANYYGSLTQAGTVSLGLDAEGKEVFVPFSSLLPMVAPDDLVFDGWDISSLNLAEAMRRAQVLDWGLQEQLWPHMEAMRPRPSVYIPEFIAANQSARADNVIPGTRAQQLEQIRRDIRDFRSSAGLDKVIVLWTANTERFCEVIPGLNDTAENLLRTIQLGLEVSPSTLFAVASILEGCAFLNGSPQNTLVPGALELAWQRRVFVGGDDFKSGQTKVKSVLVDFLIGSGLKTMSIVSYNHLGNNDGQNLSAPPQFRSKEVSKSSVVDDMVHSNPVLYSPGEQPDHCVVIKYVPYVGDSKRALDEYTSELMLGGTNTLVLHNTCEDSLLAAPIMLDLALLTELCQRVSFCTDIDPDPQSFHPVLSLLGFLFKAPLAPPGSPVVNALFRQRSCIENILRACVGLPPQNHMLLEHKMERPGLQRVGPLATASPGLCKKGSALTAPNGCTGDANGHSQAEAPQMPTT, translated from the exons GTGCACCCCACGTCCACGCGCTTCACTTTCCGGACCGCCCGGCAGGTGCCCCGGCTCGGGGTCATGCTCGTCGGCTGGGGCGGCAACAACGGCTCCACGCTGACCGCTGCCGTGCTGGCCAACCGACTGCGCTTGTCCTGGCCCACGCGCACCGGCCGCAAG GAGGCCAACTACTACGGCTCGCTGACGCAGGCCGGCACTGTTAGCCTGGGCCTGGACGCCGAAGGCAAGGAAGTGTTCGTGCCCTTCAGTTCGCTGCTGCCCATGGTGGCGCCCGACGACCTCGTGTTCGACG GCTGGGACATATCTTCGCTGAACCTGGCGGAGGCGATGCGGCGCGCACAGGTATTGGATTGGGGACTGCAAGAGCAACTCTGGCCGCACATGGAGGCCATGCGCCCGCGGCCCTCTGTCTACATCCCGGAGTTCATCGCAGCTAACCAGAGCGCGCGCGCCGACAACGTCATCCCGGGCACGCGCGCGCAGCAG CTGGAGCAGATCCGTAGGGACATCCGCGACTTCCGGTCCAGCGCCGGCCTGGACAAAGTCATCGTGCTGTGGACAGCGAACACGGAGCGCTTCTGCGAAGTGATTCCAGGCCTCAATGACACTGCTGAGAACCTGCTGCGCACCATCCAG CTGGGCCTGGAAGTGTCGCCCTCCACACTCTTTGCCGTGGCCAGCATCTTGGAGGGCTGTGCCTTCCTCAATGGGTCCCCACAGAACACGCTGGTACCTGGTGCCCTCGAGCTCGCGTGGCAGCGCCGCGTTTTTGTGGGTGGAGACGACTTCAAGTCGGGCCAGACCAAGGTCAAGTCTGTGCTCGTGGACTTCCTTATCGGCTCTGGCCTCAAG ACCATGTCCATCGTGAGCTACAACCACCTGGGCAACAACGACGGGCAGAACTTGTCAGCGCCACCACAGTTCCGCTCCAAGGAGGTGTCCAAGAGCAGCGTGGTGGACGACATGGTGCACAGCAACCCGGTGCTCTACTCGCCGGGCGAGCAGCCCGACCACTGC GTGGTCATCAAGTACGTGCCATACGTGGGCGACAGCAAGCGTGCCCTGGATGAGTACACATCGGAGCTGATGCTGGGTGGCACCAACACGTTGGTGCTGCACAACACGTGCGAG GATTCGCTCCTGGCCGCACCCATCATGCTGGACCTGGCCCTGCTGACTGAACTGTGTCAGCGAGTGAGTTTCTGCACTGACATCGACCCGGACCCGCAGAGCTTCCATCCGGTGCTGTCGCTGCTCGGCTTCCTCTTCAAGGCGCCACTGGCACCGCCCGGCAGCCCCGTGGTCAATGCGCTCTTCCGCCAGCGCAGCTGCATCGAGAACATCCTCAG GGCCTGCGTGGGGCTGCCGCCGCAGAACCACATGCTTCTGGAGCACAAGATGGAACGCCCTGGCCTCCAGAGAGTTGGGCCCTTGGCCACCGCCTCCCCGGGGCTTTGCAAGAAAGGATCTGCGCTGACCGCACCCAATGGCTGTACTGGTGATGCCAATGGGCACTCACAGGCTGAGGCACCCCAGATGCCCACCACCTAA